Genomic segment of Acidobacteriota bacterium:
CTATGGCATACGACTCTCCGGTGGGAAGATTACGGACAGTGCGGATCGGACGTGGTGACGGAGCGTCTTGCGTTCAAGCTCGAATCCCCACGCGGGGCGTTCGGCCGATAGGTGCATTCGTGTAACTAGAAACTGGCTAACAGCGGCTGCACCCGACAGCCGCCGGAGTAGGAGTGAGCGGCTGCGGGTGAGCCGCAGTCGTTGGGCCGACGAAGACAACTCAGTTCGTGGGGCCGATTGATCATCAGCACGGGGAAACATGAGGACCAGGCGCTCTTGGGCTGCAATCGTTGGCGCGTTCGCAACTGGGGCCGCGCTGGTTGCGGGATGGCCTGGTTTCACCGGCGCGTCAGCTCAGGCCACGCTCGTGCCGCGTTCGATGGCGCTGACATTTGACGACGTTCCCTATGTAGACGTCGGAGACGCTCAGTTGTCGAAAGTTCAGCGCGTGACCGGCGAGTTACTTCGCGTTCTTGCGTCGCATAAGGCGCCAGCTGTCGCGTTTGTGAATGAGGCCAAAGTCAGCCTCGGCGGGGAGACTTCCGCCCGGCTCGCGCTGCTTCAGCAGTGGGTCGATAGCGGTGCGATTCTCGGCAACCACACGTATTCACATGCGGATTTCAACACTCAATCCGTTGAAGAGTTCGAAGCTGAAATCACCAAAGGAGCTGCCATCATCGGTGGGCTCATGCGTCCGCGCCAGCCCTACCCGCTGTTCTTTCGGCATCCTCAAACCCATACCGGGGATACGAAAGACAAAAAGGAGGCGATTGAACGGTTTCTCGAAGCGCGTGGGTATAGGGTGGCTCCACATACCATCGACAGTTCGGACTTCATCTTCAACGTCGGCTTCGTCCGCGCGACGAATGGCAACGACCCCGCAACGGCTCGTCGTCTTGGTATGGCCTATGTCGATTTCGTGATCAGCGCTACGGAATTCGCGGAACGCATGTCACCACAGGTGTTCGACCACGATATTCCTCAGACGATTCTTCTCCATGCGAACGACATCAACGCAGGTGTTCTCGATATTCTGTTGACGAGGCTCGAACAGCGCGGCTATCAATTCATTACGCTGGAGGCGGCGATGGTCGATCCGGCATATCAGACCAAGGACACACTGGTTACGAAGTCTGGGCCGACCTGGCTGTGGCGGTGGATGAAGAGTCGAGGAATGGCGGTTAGTTTCCGCGGCGATCCTGAACCGCCAGGTTGGGTAGTTGCCCTGTACAATCTCAATCGCTGACGACCGGATCGCGGCCCAACAACGCGCTGGAGGCGGCGGCGAGCGTGCCGCGGCTGAAGCGCGAACGTTGGGCAGACGAAACACGCGGATTGACTAACGGGACTACGGGATCCATCGAATACCGACACGGCATGCTCATGACCGAGAAGCGACATCCCCAAGATTCACCAACTGCGATTGCCAAGCTCGGGTGGCGGTACCATCACCTCGGCATTCCGCACACGGGGCCTCGCGCCGGAGAGCGATACCTCGACCACCTTGGCGTCCAGTGCCGGCCATCGTAAAGGCCACGCCGCACATAGCCTTCGCGGTTGATAATCTCGACGAAGCCCTCGAGGGCAAGGAAGTCCTCATCGCTCCAAATGCACTGTCGCCTGGGGTGCGCGTCGCATTCATCGTTCATGACGGGGCGCCCGTTGAACTGCTTGAGTTCATAGACCCGGCGCCGCCCAAGGTGGTGGAGAACAACGCTGCCGAACAGGCGCCGCAGCCGACGGCCGGCGACCCTGACGCAGCGCGTCCGCGGCTGAGCCGCGATCGTTAGACGGCGCGAAAACCTATGCAAGATCTGGATCATCAGATCGACTACTGGAACCGGGCCGGCCCGGGCAAGCCGTTCGGCCACCCGGTGAACTTCCAACGGGTGACCCGATGGCTGGATCCCGGTAGCCGTATTCTGGACTTCGGTTGCGGTTACGGTCGCGTGCTGGGACTCCTGCATAGCCACGGTTATCAA
This window contains:
- a CDS encoding polysaccharide deacetylase family protein encodes the protein MALTFDDVPYVDVGDAQLSKVQRVTGELLRVLASHKAPAVAFVNEAKVSLGGETSARLALLQQWVDSGAILGNHTYSHADFNTQSVEEFEAEITKGAAIIGGLMRPRQPYPLFFRHPQTHTGDTKDKKEAIERFLEARGYRVAPHTIDSSDFIFNVGFVRATNGNDPATARRLGMAYVDFVISATEFAERMSPQVFDHDIPQTILLHANDINAGVLDILLTRLEQRGYQFITLEAAMVDPAYQTKDTLVTKSGPTWLWRWMKSRGMAVSFRGDPEPPGWVVALYNLNR